Proteins encoded by one window of Sorangium aterium:
- a CDS encoding MotA/TolQ/ExbB proton channel family protein, with amino-acid sequence MWPILFWSILTIGIIVERALYLFGSSINKDVFLATMQKCILAGDVAKAVKMCSAANAPLARIVQAGLVKVNRPDEEVQAAMDEAALRELPKISARTSYLALLANLAMLSGLLGTVTGLIKSFGSVAGESVDPSQKARVLALGISEAMNCTAFGLGVAIIGLIGFAVLNGKTQHIEDDINEASVQILNLVVANRQKVNVAAVGQAAA; translated from the coding sequence ATGTGGCCCATCCTGTTCTGGTCGATCCTCACGATCGGCATCATCGTCGAACGCGCCCTCTACCTGTTCGGCTCGTCCATCAACAAGGACGTCTTTCTCGCCACCATGCAGAAGTGCATCCTGGCGGGTGACGTTGCCAAGGCCGTGAAGATGTGTTCGGCGGCGAACGCCCCGCTCGCCCGCATCGTCCAGGCTGGCCTCGTCAAGGTGAACCGTCCCGACGAGGAGGTCCAGGCGGCGATGGACGAGGCGGCTCTCCGCGAGCTGCCGAAGATCTCGGCGCGCACCTCGTACCTCGCGCTGCTCGCGAACCTCGCGATGCTCTCGGGCCTCCTCGGGACCGTGACGGGCCTCATCAAGTCGTTCGGCTCCGTCGCCGGCGAGTCGGTCGACCCCAGCCAGAAGGCCCGCGTGCTCGCGCTCGGGATCTCCGAGGCCATGAACTGCACCGCCTTCGGCCTCGGCGTGGCCATCATCGGCCTCATCGGCTTCGCCGTGCTGAACGGCAAGACGCAGCACATCGAGGACGACATCAACGAGGCGTCGGTGCAGATCCTCAACCTCGTCGTCGCGAACCGTCAGAAGGTGAATGTCGCAGCAGTAGGTCAGGCGGCTGCCTGA
- a CDS encoding ExbD/TolR family protein: MGGVDVGDGGGKKRSTNSDINMIPFIDLLMVTIAFLLITAVWVTNSRMNADAQVPGPPDPNKELTPQTPEKVLNLHIGESEFGLVWKQGATVVNEVKVNKSPVEIGEAGSKIVRYPELAKRIEEEWKTHGGHRDPSDKKLDQAILHTDNRTPFKEIVAVLDALYAPKREMRLPDGNKQVPVFNMTFSVR; this comes from the coding sequence ATGGGCGGCGTAGACGTCGGCGACGGTGGCGGCAAGAAGCGGTCGACGAACAGCGATATCAACATGATCCCGTTCATCGACCTGCTGATGGTCACGATTGCATTCCTGTTGATCACGGCGGTCTGGGTCACCAACTCGCGCATGAACGCGGACGCCCAGGTCCCTGGCCCTCCGGACCCGAACAAGGAGCTCACCCCGCAGACGCCGGAGAAGGTGCTGAACCTGCACATCGGCGAGAGCGAGTTCGGGCTCGTGTGGAAGCAGGGCGCGACGGTGGTCAACGAGGTCAAGGTCAACAAGTCACCCGTCGAGATCGGCGAGGCGGGCTCGAAGATCGTCCGCTACCCCGAGCTGGCGAAGCGGATCGAGGAGGAGTGGAAGACCCACGGCGGCCACCGGGACCCGAGCGACAAGAAGCTCGACCAGGCCATCCTCCACACCGACAACCGGACGCCCTTCAAGGAGATCGTCGCGGTGCTCGACGCGCTCTACGCGCCCAAGCGCGAGATGCGGCTGCCCGATGGGAACAAGCAGGTCCCCGTGTTCAACATGACGTTCTCGGTCCGCTGA
- a CDS encoding ExbD/TolR family protein: protein MDRFNPKHHKNPHAHVIHQPGRRLMKGVPLRFVWNKVSGHGARSPNAGLNLVSFIDFLVVTVIFLLMSFSASGEIAVDKNVKLPKAENVEDVIDAPMVAVNGNQILVDGALAGSTRAIEELGRLQKIDELFNLLKNKRELWKQVQPNKPFPGVCILQVDQNVPALVVKSVFQTAAFAGYPNVSFMVSKLPKSQ from the coding sequence ATGGATAGGTTCAATCCGAAGCACCACAAGAACCCCCACGCCCACGTGATCCACCAGCCGGGCCGCCGGCTGATGAAGGGCGTGCCGCTCCGGTTCGTGTGGAACAAGGTGTCCGGGCACGGCGCTCGCAGCCCGAACGCGGGGCTCAACCTCGTGAGCTTCATCGACTTCCTCGTCGTGACCGTGATCTTCCTCCTGATGTCCTTCTCGGCGTCGGGCGAGATCGCCGTCGACAAGAACGTCAAGCTCCCGAAGGCGGAGAACGTCGAGGACGTCATCGACGCGCCGATGGTCGCCGTGAACGGCAACCAGATCCTCGTCGACGGCGCCCTTGCCGGGTCGACCCGCGCGATCGAGGAGCTCGGGCGGCTTCAGAAGATCGACGAGCTCTTCAACCTGCTCAAGAACAAGCGCGAGCTGTGGAAGCAGGTGCAGCCGAACAAGCCGTTCCCCGGCGTGTGCATCCTCCAGGTCGATCAGAACGTGCCCGCGCTGGTCGTGAAGAGCGTGTTCCAGACCGCGGCGTTCGCCGGTTACCCGAACGTCAGCTTCATGGTCAGCAAGCTCCCGAAGTCGCAGTGA
- a CDS encoding glycerate kinase: MSAALGELRAALVAAFRAGLTELDPAGLVERALDAEAGAHRGRVFVIAAGKAAPGMARGALRRWGDRIAGGLVITVAAPALAARDETTSPTDPEETALRPLRVMRAAHPIPDARSVDAAEAALAIAAALGPEDLLIALLSGGASALIAAPPPGVSLADKQAVVAELLEAGAPIQDVNLVRRHLSRIKGGRLAAAAVPARVLTLLMSDVVGGLPHDVGSGPTVPDPTRLEEALAALERWAPRFARLTPALSESLKPADARLLEARVLADPDKLAERVAAALADRTGLRAAAAPAEDGDARTIVERRLALARTLAPGEAAVIPCEPTLALPAHRGAGGRAGWIALAALRRLPPDVALLCAASDGVDGSSGAAGAAVARGAGAAAMDDRAIDAALARFDDAVVHRALGTRVETGPTGHNLTDLHIVARDFQRGAHA, translated from the coding sequence TTGAGCGCTGCGCTCGGCGAGCTGCGCGCGGCGCTGGTGGCCGCGTTCCGCGCCGGGCTGACGGAGCTCGACCCAGCAGGGCTCGTCGAGCGCGCGCTCGACGCCGAGGCCGGAGCGCACCGCGGCCGCGTGTTCGTGATCGCGGCGGGGAAGGCGGCGCCCGGGATGGCCCGGGGGGCGCTCCGCCGCTGGGGTGACAGGATCGCCGGAGGGCTCGTCATCACGGTCGCGGCCCCGGCGCTCGCCGCGCGCGATGAGACGACATCGCCGACCGACCCCGAGGAGACCGCGCTGCGCCCGCTGCGCGTGATGCGCGCGGCGCACCCCATCCCCGACGCGCGCAGCGTCGACGCGGCCGAAGCGGCCCTCGCCATCGCGGCCGCGCTCGGGCCCGAGGATCTCCTGATCGCCCTCCTGTCCGGCGGCGCGTCGGCGCTGATCGCCGCGCCGCCTCCGGGCGTGTCCCTCGCGGACAAGCAGGCCGTCGTCGCAGAGCTCCTGGAAGCAGGCGCGCCGATCCAGGACGTCAACCTCGTTCGCCGCCACCTGTCGCGGATCAAGGGTGGGCGGCTCGCGGCGGCGGCGGTCCCGGCGCGCGTGCTGACGCTGCTCATGAGCGACGTCGTGGGTGGACTCCCGCACGACGTCGGCTCGGGCCCCACCGTCCCGGACCCGACGCGCCTGGAGGAGGCGCTCGCCGCCCTCGAGCGCTGGGCTCCCCGGTTCGCGCGGCTCACGCCCGCGCTCAGCGAGTCGCTGAAGCCAGCGGACGCGCGCCTGCTGGAAGCGCGCGTGCTCGCCGATCCGGACAAGCTCGCCGAGCGTGTGGCGGCGGCCCTCGCCGACAGGACAGGGCTCCGCGCCGCCGCCGCCCCCGCCGAGGACGGCGATGCGCGCACGATCGTGGAGCGCCGCCTCGCGCTCGCGCGCACCCTCGCTCCCGGCGAAGCCGCTGTGATCCCCTGCGAGCCGACGCTGGCGCTGCCGGCCCACCGCGGCGCCGGCGGCCGCGCAGGATGGATCGCGCTCGCCGCCCTGCGCCGCTTGCCGCCCGACGTCGCGCTCCTCTGCGCGGCCTCCGACGGCGTCGACGGCAGCTCCGGCGCCGCGGGGGCGGCCGTCGCCCGCGGCGCCGGAGCTGCCGCGATGGACGACCGCGCGATCGACGCGGCGCTCGCGCGCTTCGACGACGCCGTCGTTCATCGCGCGCTCGGCACGCGTGTCGAGACCGGGCCGACAGGTCACAACCTCACGGACCTGCACATCGTTGCGCGAGACTTCCAGAGAGGCGCGCACGCGTGA
- a CDS encoding HD domain-containing protein encodes MILRDPVHGLIEFESGEAAIVPRLLGAREVQRLRRIRQLGLTSLAFPGAEHTRFSHALGAAHVMRRLIARLRQIDRDLPFWQRVTSDRARDAIAAAFLHDLGHGPLSHLFEEAMPGALHHERWTERILLDPSSDVHQVLVRQDPYLPQRVADLIGGRHELPYLAKAVSGTFDVDRCDYLLRDAHATGVRYGEYDLPWLLRSLRFSDVQVEMPGGGAASAPPAPALAIDGTKGMSAIESFLLARFFMFQQVYFHKTTRSAEWMIGAILRRVVARLAAGDRIPEVPAAVAAMAVGEMPTLEQYLELDDQVLLGAIHAWEAAPDPVLSDLARRLRVRSLFKSVELFPEPGESPAERDARRAAALETVREIAQSGGLDPDVYVGVDVAEDTPYAEDESLMVVYSKGRPRRPAEVSFLLDRLRNETMTRTRILFAPELRDTVREALIR; translated from the coding sequence TTGATTCTGCGCGACCCGGTCCACGGCTTGATCGAGTTCGAGAGCGGCGAAGCGGCCATCGTTCCGCGCCTGCTCGGCGCTCGCGAGGTGCAGCGGCTGCGGCGCATCCGTCAGCTCGGGCTGACGTCGCTCGCCTTCCCAGGCGCCGAGCACACCCGCTTCTCGCACGCGCTCGGGGCCGCTCACGTGATGCGCCGCCTGATCGCGAGGCTCCGTCAGATCGATCGCGACCTTCCGTTCTGGCAGAGAGTGACCAGCGACCGCGCGCGCGACGCGATCGCCGCAGCGTTCCTGCACGATCTCGGCCACGGCCCGCTGTCGCATCTCTTCGAGGAGGCCATGCCGGGAGCGCTCCACCACGAGCGCTGGACCGAGCGCATCCTGCTCGACCCGTCCTCGGACGTGCACCAGGTGCTCGTGCGCCAGGATCCCTACCTCCCGCAGCGGGTCGCCGACCTCATCGGCGGACGGCACGAGCTGCCGTACCTCGCCAAGGCGGTGAGCGGGACCTTTGACGTCGATCGCTGCGACTACCTGCTCCGCGACGCGCACGCGACGGGCGTCAGGTACGGCGAGTACGACCTGCCGTGGCTGCTCCGCAGCCTCAGGTTCAGCGACGTCCAGGTGGAGATGCCCGGCGGCGGCGCCGCGTCCGCCCCGCCAGCGCCCGCGCTCGCCATCGACGGGACGAAGGGGATGAGCGCGATAGAGTCGTTCCTGCTCGCCCGCTTCTTCATGTTTCAACAGGTCTATTTCCACAAGACGACGCGCAGCGCGGAGTGGATGATCGGCGCCATCCTCCGGCGCGTCGTCGCCCGCCTCGCCGCCGGGGACCGGATCCCCGAGGTCCCCGCCGCGGTCGCCGCGATGGCCGTCGGCGAGATGCCCACCCTGGAGCAGTACCTCGAGCTCGACGATCAGGTGCTGCTCGGGGCCATCCACGCGTGGGAGGCGGCGCCCGATCCCGTGCTGTCCGATCTCGCCCGCCGCCTGCGCGTGCGTTCGCTCTTCAAGTCGGTCGAGCTGTTCCCGGAGCCCGGCGAGTCGCCGGCCGAGCGCGACGCCCGGCGCGCGGCGGCGCTGGAGACCGTGCGAGAGATCGCGCAGAGCGGCGGGCTCGACCCGGATGTGTACGTCGGCGTCGACGTCGCCGAGGACACGCCCTACGCCGAGGACGAGTCGCTCATGGTCGTCTACTCCAAAGGGCGCCCGCGGCGCCCCGCCGAGGTGTCCTTCTTGCTGGATCGGCTGCGCAACGAGACGATGACGCGCACCCGGATCCTCTTCGCGCCCGAGCTGCGGGATACGGTGCGGGAGGCGCTGATACGCTGA
- a CDS encoding serine/threonine protein kinase — MAPSSGEPDSTEGEVSVGPETAAFPLGPGEPKADNVYTIAPGTVIARKYRVERTIGRGGMGLVVEALHLDLDTRVAIKFLLPEFMSYTEASERFMREARTVAKLQTHHVVRVLDVAALESGEPYMVMELLDGVDLAGHAAESGTLAIGECIDHIVQACDALAEAHALGIVHRDLKPANLFLTKRPDGAPHIKVLDFGVSKILTGDTGNVSLTQTTTILGSALYMSPEQMRSSKSVDPRTDIYALGVCLFEIIGGRPPYVADSFPELCAKIYTSPPEALQDLRPEVPEGLVEVIEKSIAREPEDRFQSIAEFVQALAPYAAPGTRTTIGGILRQHAVELDLPPPASRAAMTRTSRASRTSSGPSVSDRGARTGSSTPPVEDEVPRRGRTMLYVAVGAVAVLVGAWGALQFQRSRFAVGGSEATAPAEAPSSADTAAPGAPTATAPQAPDTAAASPTVAVPAGTAATADAGASEADAGPSDAGVSPTGTAADAGSEPSAAGTTAPSASAGKPPRAGAGGRGRTRPAEAGGAAVDEPAPPRTVTPTVNDDLSLETCTATMPDGSKKVVPCK; from the coding sequence ATGGCGCCCTCCTCTGGTGAGCCGGACTCGACCGAAGGAGAAGTCTCGGTCGGCCCGGAGACGGCTGCGTTTCCGCTCGGCCCGGGGGAACCGAAGGCTGACAACGTCTACACGATTGCGCCTGGCACCGTCATTGCGCGCAAGTACCGCGTCGAGCGCACGATCGGCCGTGGAGGCATGGGACTCGTGGTCGAGGCGCTGCACCTCGATCTCGATACGCGTGTCGCCATCAAGTTCCTGCTCCCAGAGTTCATGTCGTACACCGAGGCGTCGGAGCGGTTCATGCGCGAGGCGCGCACGGTCGCCAAGCTGCAGACGCACCACGTCGTGCGCGTGCTCGACGTGGCCGCCCTGGAGAGCGGCGAGCCGTACATGGTGATGGAGCTGCTCGACGGCGTGGACCTCGCGGGCCACGCCGCCGAGTCGGGCACGCTCGCGATCGGCGAGTGCATCGATCACATCGTCCAGGCGTGCGACGCGCTCGCGGAGGCGCACGCGCTCGGCATCGTCCACCGCGATCTGAAGCCGGCGAACCTGTTCCTGACGAAGCGCCCGGACGGCGCCCCGCACATCAAGGTGCTCGACTTCGGCGTCTCGAAGATCCTCACCGGCGACACGGGCAACGTCTCGCTCACGCAGACGACCACGATCCTCGGGTCCGCGCTGTACATGTCCCCCGAGCAGATGCGCTCCTCGAAGAGCGTCGATCCTCGCACCGACATCTACGCGCTCGGCGTGTGTCTCTTCGAGATCATCGGCGGCAGGCCGCCGTACGTCGCCGATAGCTTCCCCGAGCTGTGCGCGAAGATCTACACGTCGCCGCCCGAGGCGCTCCAGGATCTCCGCCCCGAGGTGCCGGAGGGCCTCGTCGAGGTGATCGAGAAGTCGATCGCGCGCGAGCCGGAGGATCGCTTCCAGTCGATCGCGGAGTTCGTTCAGGCGCTCGCGCCCTACGCCGCGCCGGGCACGCGCACGACCATCGGCGGGATCCTTCGCCAGCACGCCGTGGAGCTCGACCTGCCTCCGCCGGCGTCGCGGGCGGCCATGACGCGGACGTCGCGCGCGTCGCGCACGAGCAGCGGGCCGTCGGTGAGCGACAGGGGCGCGCGCACGGGCAGCTCTACGCCCCCGGTGGAGGACGAAGTCCCGCGCCGCGGGCGCACGATGCTCTACGTGGCGGTCGGGGCTGTCGCCGTCCTCGTGGGCGCGTGGGGCGCGCTCCAGTTCCAGCGCAGCCGCTTCGCTGTGGGAGGGAGCGAGGCGACCGCTCCGGCGGAAGCGCCTTCGTCTGCCGACACCGCGGCTCCCGGCGCGCCGACGGCGACGGCGCCTCAGGCGCCGGACACGGCCGCCGCGAGCCCGACGGTCGCTGTCCCCGCGGGCACCGCAGCGACGGCTGACGCAGGCGCGAGCGAGGCGGACGCAGGCCCATCGGATGCGGGCGTCAGCCCGACCGGGACAGCGGCGGATGCGGGGAGCGAGCCGTCCGCAGCGGGTACGACGGCGCCGAGCGCCAGCGCGGGCAAGCCGCCGCGCGCCGGCGCTGGAGGGCGAGGGCGCACGCGCCCAGCGGAAGCCGGGGGGGCTGCCGTGGACGAGCCGGCGCCGCCGCGCACCGTCACGCCGACCGTGAACGACGATCTCTCGCTGGAGACGTGCACCGCCACGATGCCGGACGGCTCCAAGAAGGTCGTCCCCTGCAAGTGA
- the mutH gene encoding DNA mismatch repair endonuclease MutH yields MIPALKPPRDEAELRCRAAALAGLTLADLARALGCAVPRGGVRTKGAAGALLERALGATAGSTSRPDFPHLGIELKTIPVDVAGAPQESTFVCSISLSDADRAEWETSRARAKLACVLWVPIIASPGRPSEERRLGVPRLWRPTDAQERVLRADFEDLMGLIGIGAVEALTAHAGRWLQVRPKAASGRSRTLAFGRDGEMIAALPRGFYLRPSFTGAILSDPAAIPA; encoded by the coding sequence TTGATCCCTGCGCTGAAACCGCCGCGCGACGAAGCCGAGCTCCGGTGCCGGGCGGCCGCGCTCGCCGGCCTGACGCTCGCCGATCTGGCACGCGCGCTCGGTTGCGCCGTGCCCCGAGGCGGCGTGCGCACGAAGGGAGCCGCCGGCGCGCTCCTCGAGCGCGCGCTAGGCGCGACGGCCGGCTCGACATCGAGGCCCGATTTTCCCCACCTCGGGATCGAGCTCAAGACGATCCCTGTCGACGTGGCCGGGGCGCCGCAGGAGTCGACGTTCGTCTGCTCGATCTCCCTCTCGGACGCCGATCGTGCGGAGTGGGAGACGTCGCGCGCTCGCGCGAAGCTCGCCTGTGTGCTGTGGGTCCCGATCATCGCCTCTCCTGGCCGGCCGAGCGAGGAGCGACGGCTGGGCGTCCCGCGGCTCTGGCGGCCGACGGACGCGCAGGAGCGCGTCCTGCGCGCCGATTTCGAAGACCTGATGGGGCTCATCGGCATCGGCGCCGTCGAGGCGCTCACCGCGCACGCCGGGCGCTGGCTCCAGGTGCGGCCGAAGGCCGCGAGCGGGCGCTCGCGGACGCTCGCGTTCGGACGCGACGGGGAGATGATCGCCGCGCTGCCGCGCGGCTTCTACCTGCGCCCCAGCTTCACCGGCGCGATCCTGAGCGATCCGGCCGCGATCCCGGCGTGA
- a CDS encoding serine/threonine-protein kinase, which produces MWRHVAAARGLLAGVLPDFDEEVRALLAPDLSPTEWRRGAASLAASIAVDPDGALGRAIELLRSPLLAADPGIATAMAWGLPVAADAEPEAADALLDEIARTSPMATAEAIVELRRELRGVMSRGEPFGARAAARCARALEDALEAPPSAHVRDDGLAALARVIHRDLSMDSAGVALLRGALDGAVAAFVETGPRDAHGRALEAYALATEVVGALEEIELCEHDDAQSTAARRAALGLVRELDAELLGSGLLKSLLLLNRRPSEDATGVASLDDLDERLARWLLRAEGPAARASASPPLHVTVHQRNLRALIHLIDGESTDFGSEPELKARVLARWTGAISVLLDRLRAERGSSLRRAIAASVARGLDALVREGAADAADIFLHAAMRGGDPDDLDVLGQASMHPDVAQLLRAYARFARGGREGGARATEGDAPASRRSTRQGGLDAELAEAERARVALERLAALEALVTALPAGASQRTEIVRGALARLSRALGALNAARALSALTGAGDGDVDASPLAALEEALTRLAQLTAGARRRCGEHPASAPSGATEPLRLAIEVALQDEGDAEPSVAAPIEALVSAARASIPSALADVVALVAPRVLLLPVRRPSAPSGVSLPEQPLPAWLPSRRTLGGFYVHRQLGGGSLGTVFVVTRTEERHDPSAERFALKVPEYDHTAARSVSEADFLRLFREEAGALLSLPDHPNIARFVTFDAGARPKPILVMELIEGIRCDKLLDARGLTSRSAVALLDGILAGLEAMHAVGVGHLDIKPTNVILRGGREPVLVDFGLAGRHIRPGCATGCYGAPEIWGVVPAGVTPTPLTADIYSFGCLAYEILTGKTLFDAPTEVALITAHVTHDGLPAPIKRIADDPRTADIAAFMYACLRHNPNDRANASSLREMLLRITGQLADLRWPLDDERAARPNAGGPRKVHTGNS; this is translated from the coding sequence GTGTGGCGCCACGTGGCCGCGGCGCGCGGCCTGCTCGCCGGGGTGCTGCCCGACTTCGACGAGGAGGTGCGCGCGCTGCTCGCCCCGGATCTCTCCCCCACCGAGTGGCGGCGCGGCGCGGCGTCGCTGGCCGCGAGCATCGCCGTGGATCCGGACGGCGCGCTCGGACGCGCGATCGAGCTGCTCCGGAGCCCGCTGCTCGCCGCAGATCCGGGCATCGCCACGGCGATGGCCTGGGGGCTCCCCGTCGCGGCCGACGCGGAGCCCGAGGCCGCCGACGCGCTGCTCGACGAGATCGCGCGCACCTCCCCGATGGCGACCGCCGAGGCGATCGTCGAGCTCCGGCGCGAGCTCCGCGGCGTGATGAGCCGCGGCGAGCCGTTCGGCGCCCGCGCCGCGGCGCGCTGCGCCCGCGCGCTCGAGGACGCGCTCGAGGCCCCGCCCAGCGCGCACGTCCGCGACGACGGGCTCGCGGCGCTCGCGCGCGTCATCCACCGCGACCTCTCGATGGACAGCGCCGGGGTGGCGCTGCTGCGCGGCGCGCTCGACGGCGCCGTCGCGGCGTTCGTCGAGACCGGTCCGCGCGACGCACACGGCCGCGCGCTCGAGGCCTACGCCCTGGCGACCGAGGTGGTGGGCGCGCTCGAGGAGATCGAGCTCTGCGAGCACGACGACGCGCAGAGCACCGCGGCGCGCAGGGCCGCGCTGGGGCTCGTGCGCGAGCTCGACGCCGAGCTGCTCGGCTCCGGCCTGCTGAAGAGCCTCCTGCTCCTGAACCGGCGGCCGAGCGAGGACGCGACCGGGGTCGCCTCCCTGGACGATCTCGACGAGCGGCTCGCTCGCTGGCTGCTCCGCGCCGAGGGGCCCGCCGCCCGGGCGAGCGCCTCGCCGCCCCTGCACGTCACCGTGCACCAGCGCAACCTGCGCGCGCTCATCCACCTGATCGACGGAGAGAGCACCGATTTCGGCAGCGAGCCCGAGCTCAAGGCGCGGGTGCTCGCACGCTGGACGGGCGCCATCAGCGTGCTGCTCGACCGGCTGCGCGCCGAGCGCGGCTCGTCGCTCCGCCGCGCCATCGCCGCCTCGGTCGCCCGCGGCCTCGACGCGCTCGTGCGCGAAGGCGCCGCCGACGCGGCCGACATCTTCTTGCACGCGGCGATGCGCGGCGGCGACCCCGACGACCTCGACGTGCTCGGCCAGGCGAGCATGCACCCGGACGTCGCCCAGCTGCTGCGCGCCTACGCGCGGTTCGCGCGCGGCGGGCGCGAGGGCGGCGCGCGCGCGACGGAGGGCGACGCCCCGGCGTCGCGCCGGTCGACCCGACAAGGCGGCCTCGACGCGGAGCTCGCCGAGGCCGAGCGCGCGCGCGTGGCGCTCGAGCGCCTCGCCGCCCTCGAGGCGCTCGTCACGGCGCTCCCTGCGGGCGCGTCGCAGCGCACGGAGATCGTGCGGGGCGCGCTCGCCCGCCTCTCGCGCGCGCTCGGCGCGCTGAACGCGGCCCGCGCGCTCAGCGCGCTGACCGGCGCGGGCGACGGCGACGTGGACGCTTCGCCGCTCGCCGCCCTGGAGGAGGCCTTGACGCGCCTCGCGCAGCTGACCGCGGGCGCGCGCCGGCGCTGCGGGGAGCACCCGGCCTCCGCGCCCTCCGGCGCGACCGAGCCGCTGCGCCTCGCCATCGAGGTCGCGCTGCAGGACGAAGGCGACGCGGAGCCGAGCGTCGCCGCGCCGATCGAGGCGCTCGTCTCGGCCGCGCGCGCGAGCATCCCGAGCGCGCTCGCCGATGTGGTCGCCCTCGTCGCGCCGCGCGTCCTGCTGCTCCCGGTCCGGCGGCCGAGCGCGCCGAGCGGGGTCTCCCTGCCCGAGCAGCCGCTGCCCGCGTGGCTGCCGAGCCGGCGCACGCTAGGCGGCTTCTACGTGCACCGCCAGCTCGGCGGCGGATCCCTGGGGACGGTGTTCGTCGTCACCCGCACCGAGGAGCGCCACGATCCATCGGCGGAGCGCTTCGCCCTCAAGGTGCCGGAGTACGATCACACGGCGGCCAGGAGCGTCTCGGAAGCCGACTTCCTCCGCCTGTTCCGCGAGGAGGCGGGCGCGCTGCTCTCGCTGCCCGATCACCCGAACATCGCCCGCTTCGTCACGTTCGACGCGGGCGCACGCCCCAAGCCGATCCTCGTGATGGAGCTCATCGAGGGCATCCGCTGCGACAAGCTGCTCGACGCTCGAGGCCTGACCTCCCGGAGCGCGGTGGCGCTGCTCGACGGCATCCTCGCCGGGCTGGAAGCCATGCACGCCGTCGGCGTCGGGCACCTCGACATCAAGCCGACCAACGTGATCCTTCGCGGGGGACGCGAGCCCGTGCTCGTCGATTTCGGCCTCGCGGGCCGCCACATCCGCCCCGGCTGCGCCACCGGCTGCTACGGCGCCCCGGAGATCTGGGGCGTCGTCCCCGCCGGGGTCACGCCGACCCCGCTCACCGCCGACATCTACAGCTTCGGCTGCCTCGCCTACGAGATCCTCACCGGCAAGACGCTGTTCGACGCGCCCACCGAGGTCGCGCTCATCACGGCGCACGTCACGCACGATGGGCTCCCTGCGCCGATCAAGCGCATCGCCGACGATCCGAGGACCGCCGACATCGCGGCGTTCATGTATGCCTGTTTACGACACAACCCGAACGACCGCGCGAACGCCTCCTCTCTGAGAGAGATGCTGCTGCGGATCACCGGTCAGCTCGCTGACCTGAGATGGCCGCTCGACGACGAGCGGGCTGCCAGGCCCAACGCTGGTGGGCCCCGGAAAGTCCATACAGGAAATTCCTGA
- a CDS encoding aminotransferase class V-fold PLP-dependent enzyme: MQGDVEQGFSLDLDAFRAAYSRFLAPAGDAAPRILLTGHSHQAWPDVARDALAACFDDAARLVDGKWDAAVLPRLSAVGAAILERMGFERGDAIAFGQNTHELVYRLISSLPRRERLRIVTTQGEFHSLRRQLARLAEDGVEIDWVAVEPRHALADRLLAALRPGTSMLAISAVLFESATVVPRLGEIVARAAEIGAVPLVDAYHAFNVVPLAWGSAAPHVFAVAGGYKYAAMGEGICWMRVPHGCELRPVFTGWFADFGSLAGSSGGVAYAPGGARFAGSTFDPSAVYRAAAVIAHWDRFGLTVPRLRAISLRQTGRILGVLDAAGRGGDVVSPREPERRGGFVAVRSARAGDVVERLRARRVLVDARRDVLRIGPAPYLTDAEIDQGAAALVEELGR; encoded by the coding sequence ATGCAAGGAGACGTGGAACAGGGCTTCTCTCTCGATCTCGACGCGTTCCGCGCGGCGTACTCGCGCTTCCTCGCGCCGGCCGGGGACGCGGCGCCGCGCATCCTGCTCACGGGGCACTCGCACCAGGCCTGGCCTGATGTGGCGCGCGACGCGCTCGCCGCATGCTTCGACGACGCCGCGCGGCTCGTCGACGGCAAGTGGGACGCCGCGGTGTTGCCCAGGCTCTCGGCGGTCGGCGCGGCGATCCTGGAGCGGATGGGCTTCGAGCGCGGCGACGCCATCGCCTTCGGTCAGAACACCCACGAGCTCGTCTACCGGCTGATCTCGTCGCTTCCGCGGCGCGAGCGGCTCCGGATCGTCACCACGCAGGGCGAGTTCCACTCGCTCAGGCGCCAGCTCGCCCGCCTCGCCGAGGACGGCGTCGAGATCGACTGGGTGGCCGTCGAGCCGCGCCACGCGCTCGCCGACCGGCTGCTCGCGGCGCTCCGGCCGGGCACCTCGATGCTCGCGATCTCGGCTGTGCTCTTCGAGAGCGCGACGGTGGTGCCGCGGCTCGGCGAGATCGTCGCGCGCGCGGCCGAGATCGGCGCCGTCCCGCTCGTGGACGCCTACCACGCGTTCAACGTCGTCCCGCTCGCGTGGGGCAGCGCCGCGCCTCATGTCTTCGCGGTCGCGGGGGGCTACAAGTACGCGGCGATGGGCGAGGGGATCTGCTGGATGCGCGTCCCGCACGGCTGCGAGCTGCGCCCGGTCTTCACCGGCTGGTTCGCCGACTTCGGCTCGCTCGCGGGAAGCAGCGGGGGCGTCGCGTACGCGCCCGGGGGCGCGCGGTTCGCGGGCTCCACGTTCGACCCCTCCGCGGTCTACCGCGCCGCCGCTGTGATCGCGCACTGGGATCGCTTCGGCCTCACCGTGCCGCGGCTGCGCGCGATATCGCTCCGGCAGACCGGGCGCATCCTCGGCGTCCTCGACGCCGCGGGCCGCGGCGGCGACGTCGTCTCGCCTCGCGAGCCCGAGCGCCGGGGCGGCTTCGTCGCCGTCCGCTCAGCGCGGGCGGGCGACGTCGTGGAGCGCCTCCGCGCCCGGCGCGTGCTCGTCGACGCCCGACGTGACGTGCTGCGCATCGGCCCCGCGCCATACCTCACCGACGCCGAGATCGACCAGGGCGCCGCGGCCCTCGTCGAGGAGCTCGGTCGCTAG